The Flavobacterium piscisymbiosum genome includes a region encoding these proteins:
- a CDS encoding DUF4249 domain-containing protein, translating to MKKYILFLFVLIVVGCSKDDFSEQSNESKIVVEGWIEEGDYAQVLLSSSIPVADAIDSTNVLNHVIRSAKITISDGLTSEVLRVKNDKNHIPPFVYYGSTLKGETGKQYSLRIEYLDRVVEAVTSIPPSVELKSAEYIKKAATDTIGYIFVKFDDPVNEKNYYQIATKIDKEEPIFTPAFYGNLDDANFTVPSISMQINRGLLLFSKAKFTPYFTDGNLIHVKLRTQNKDALDFWNGWQNEIVNNKNPIYPSNTSLKSNIKGGIGIWAGYGQSTIIVRTPPKK from the coding sequence ATGAAAAAATATATTCTATTTCTCTTTGTTTTAATTGTCGTAGGTTGTTCTAAAGACGATTTTAGCGAACAAAGTAATGAGTCTAAAATTGTAGTAGAAGGATGGATTGAAGAAGGCGATTATGCTCAGGTTTTATTGTCTAGCAGTATTCCGGTTGCCGACGCAATTGATTCTACGAATGTTTTAAATCACGTGATAAGATCGGCAAAAATCACCATTTCTGACGGTCTGACTTCAGAGGTTTTGAGAGTAAAAAATGATAAAAACCACATACCGCCATTTGTTTATTATGGTTCAACTCTAAAAGGAGAAACAGGAAAGCAATATTCATTAAGAATAGAATATTTAGACAGAGTTGTTGAGGCAGTCACATCAATTCCGCCATCTGTTGAGTTAAAAAGTGCCGAATATATAAAAAAGGCTGCTACAGATACTATAGGTTATATTTTTGTAAAATTTGATGATCCCGTAAATGAGAAAAATTATTATCAGATTGCTACAAAAATCGATAAAGAAGAACCAATTTTTACACCTGCATTTTATGGAAATTTAGATGATGCAAACTTTACAGTTCCGTCAATTTCAATGCAAATAAACAGAGGGCTTTTGCTTTTTTCTAAAGCTAAATTCACGCCGTATTTTACAGATGGTAATTTGATTCATGTAAAATTAAGAACTCAAAACAAAGACGCCTTAGATTTCTGGAATGGCTGGCAAAACGAAATTGTAAATAATAAGAATCCAATTTATCCTTCGAATACAAGCCTTAAGTCGAATATAAAAGGAGGAATTGGTATTTGGGCAGGATATGGGCAAAGTACTATAATTGTTAGAACTCCACCAAAAAAATAA
- a CDS encoding TonB-dependent receptor, translated as MLKAIILFFLFCFSTVFAQSKATITGNIKSLENENLPGASISLDIKNQHYYAISDTLGNFHQNVSLGQLKITVTQLGYLKKTIHFDFVKDTVISIVLEKDIALLKEVIIANDKKKGVTNLSGGKLSFNLKELSSVPTVLGTTDIIKLLQLMPGVQNSGDANGYLYVRGGDPGHNAILYDGTPIYGMSHLLGVFPFYNTDHIKEVEFDKSSSNSKYGGRLSSTTLLIPNKKIPSELGIQGNVGILASQLTLTVPVNNKVGFYISGRKTYIDEVVAPLLRSDSESDDVQDMKYGFSDGNVTLVSQLSKNNFLSVDAFISGDRLKIEDAELALQTNLKWSNLTVAPTLVTTFSPKLSMSNAVYFSKYSNELNMEQATIKFGVSSYVKDFGFNNAFRYSIKNVPVESGVQYVHHNLQPQKVNVENLTDTNTSQNNIINADEVAVFTTIKPKFTERLNAELGLRINYYTSGSNDSYLHFQPRVLLNYIANEKYSFYGSYNRQYQYLSLITTSSVGIPTDFWIASSDGIKPQFSDEFSIGSNQNISKNITSSFGGFYRLMTDLLEYPYGITQFNEITTLKNDLLVGKGKAYGLELMLRKNNGKFTGWLSYTLSWSDRDFDELNNGKTYFAKYDRRHNLSIVGMYDLNSKWNFGVTQVFSSGNRFTMPTSWYFINNNPVKEYSEYNNAQMPNYIRTDLSVNYFFLKTNKKESALNFSIYNTLNIDNPIYVFLNIQVNEDRNNVIVKQEKKTLYRILPSISWRFKF; from the coding sequence GTGTTGAAAGCTATAATTCTCTTTTTTTTATTCTGTTTTTCTACTGTATTTGCGCAATCAAAAGCCACTATAACAGGAAATATAAAATCTCTTGAAAACGAAAACCTTCCTGGTGCCAGTATTTCTTTAGATATAAAAAATCAGCACTACTACGCTATATCCGATACTCTGGGTAATTTTCATCAAAATGTTTCTTTAGGGCAGTTAAAAATAACAGTTACCCAATTGGGTTATCTTAAAAAAACTATTCATTTTGATTTTGTAAAAGACACTGTAATTTCAATTGTTTTAGAAAAAGATATTGCTCTATTAAAAGAAGTCATAATAGCCAATGATAAAAAAAAGGGTGTTACAAATTTGTCAGGAGGCAAGTTATCTTTTAATCTAAAAGAATTATCCTCTGTACCAACAGTTTTAGGTACTACTGATATTATAAAGCTTTTGCAACTAATGCCTGGTGTGCAAAATTCAGGAGATGCAAACGGATATTTATATGTGAGAGGAGGAGATCCGGGACATAATGCCATATTATACGACGGAACTCCTATTTATGGAATGTCGCATTTATTAGGTGTTTTTCCTTTTTATAATACAGATCATATTAAAGAAGTTGAGTTTGATAAATCAAGTTCGAATTCAAAATATGGCGGACGTTTAAGCTCTACAACGCTTTTAATCCCGAATAAAAAAATACCATCTGAGTTGGGTATTCAGGGAAATGTTGGAATCCTGGCTTCGCAACTTACTTTAACAGTTCCTGTAAACAATAAAGTTGGTTTTTATATTTCAGGAAGAAAAACTTATATCGATGAAGTTGTTGCCCCACTTTTACGTTCAGATTCAGAAAGCGATGATGTTCAGGATATGAAATATGGTTTCTCTGACGGAAATGTTACTTTGGTTTCGCAACTTTCAAAAAACAATTTCCTTTCTGTTGATGCTTTTATTAGTGGAGATAGATTAAAAATAGAAGATGCTGAACTTGCATTACAAACAAATTTAAAATGGAGTAACCTTACAGTTGCACCAACTTTGGTAACTACGTTTTCACCTAAATTAAGCATGTCAAATGCTGTTTATTTCAGTAAATATTCTAATGAATTAAACATGGAACAGGCTACAATAAAGTTTGGTGTTTCTTCCTACGTAAAAGATTTTGGGTTTAATAATGCTTTTCGATATTCGATCAAAAATGTTCCTGTTGAATCTGGAGTGCAATACGTACATCATAATTTGCAACCTCAAAAAGTGAATGTAGAAAATCTAACAGATACTAATACGTCTCAAAACAATATAATTAATGCCGATGAAGTTGCTGTTTTTACAACGATTAAACCAAAATTTACCGAAAGGTTAAACGCTGAATTAGGACTTCGAATTAATTATTATACTTCAGGTTCTAATGATTCTTATTTGCATTTTCAGCCTCGCGTTTTATTAAATTATATCGCGAACGAAAAATATTCTTTTTACGGATCTTATAACAGGCAATACCAATACTTAAGCTTAATAACTACTTCAAGCGTTGGAATTCCTACTGATTTTTGGATCGCAAGTTCAGACGGCATAAAACCGCAATTTTCTGATGAATTTTCGATAGGTTCAAATCAAAATATTTCAAAAAATATTACTTCTTCATTCGGAGGATTTTATCGATTGATGACAGATTTACTCGAATATCCTTATGGAATAACTCAGTTTAATGAAATCACAACATTAAAGAATGATTTATTAGTTGGCAAAGGAAAAGCATACGGATTAGAATTGATGCTGCGCAAAAACAACGGAAAGTTTACAGGCTGGTTGAGTTATACATTAAGTTGGTCTGATCGTGATTTTGATGAACTTAATAACGGAAAAACTTATTTTGCCAAATACGACAGAAGACATAATCTTTCAATAGTTGGAATGTATGATTTGAATTCAAAGTGGAACTTTGGCGTAACTCAGGTATTCAGTTCGGGAAATCGTTTTACGATGCCAACTTCGTGGTATTTTATCAATAACAATCCTGTCAAAGAATATTCAGAATATAATAACGCACAAATGCCAAATTATATCAGGACAGATTTATCAGTTAATTATTTTTTCCTGAAAACAAATAAAAAAGAAAGTGCCTTGAATTTTTCGATCTACAATACACTTAATATTGATAATCCAATTTATGTGTTTTTGAATATTCAGGTCAATGAAGATCGAAATAATGTGATTGTAAAACAGGAGAAAAAAACTTTGTACAGAATATTGCCTTCGATAAGCTGGAGATTTAAATTTTAA